A region of the Lagopus muta isolate bLagMut1 chromosome 2, bLagMut1 primary, whole genome shotgun sequence genome:
aacaaatataaaaacagaagaaaataaagatgaaatcTTGCatcttacagaaacaaaaataaaaataatggttCTTGTGCTTGACAATCTAATTATTCTCTGTATAGTGGTGACAGAAGGAATAGTGGAGGTAGCAGTTATGAATGTGGAAGGAAACCTGTCATGTTTTTATAGTAAAGCCCACCTTTATGTTTGAGATGACTGTATGTAAATGGGGTAAATTCTTATGTGATTCATTGCCTGCTTTTATACTGCTTAAACTGTCGTGCAGAGTAGATTGTCTGGTTGCCCTTATTTAAAGTGAAATGTTACATGAGATGGAAAAGCCTGAAGTTTCTCTCTATTTAATATCAGTAGAACACTTGCCAACTGGTTGCTTATGGATGTGGACTAACTATTGTTGCCAAAGGAGTTTTCTCTGAAGGAAAGTACTTCAGAATCTGTATCCGACATGCATATGGAAGATGAGAAACCAACATGCAtgctagttttgtttttttcctgcatgctgTTTTGTAGCCAGTTCACAggcttctgtttcattttttgaacCTAACTGAAACTCCAAAACTTGGATAGAAACCAGATCTCTCTTCTTTGGAAATATCTCTGCTTTATGAAGACctttttattaattattctCTGAAGGTGAAGTGCTGCCTTTTCCAGTTGAATAAATACCAGAATTGTTGTTGCCAGAACTCACACAGTTCACTGGGTAAATACTGGGTAAATACTGTTACTACCCATATGTTGTGTGTAATGGAGAGAGGTGGACCAAAATTTGAGATTGAAGGCAAATTCTATGAGGAAAGCTGtggtgagctttttttttttgtggagttCTTAAATCTTACTGCAGGAAGTACAGAGAGGTTTTCCCATGTGAAATATCATGACTACATATAGACAAGActgtcctgttttcttttattttcctggttCCGTATAGAAGTACTTGGAAGTGCAGTAAATTGCTGGTATTGGCACAATTCTGAAAACTtgaggttttttattttttggatttttttttttgttggtagtgggttttgctgtttttttttttttcttttttctttttttttttttttttttgtgattccTAGTCTGTGTAGATGATAGCAGTGCCAGTCTAAATCTTTGCGTaagtgctcagtgctgctggagactttttgttctgtttgagCAGGCGTTTGTTTTCGTAGGATTAGAGCATAAAGGATGACATAAAGGCTCTCCTTTAAAAGAAGCACTCTTCTGGTTTTGATTTTAGATCCCTAAGCATATCACATCTATCAGGAGTATCTAGGTGAAACAATTTAGCTTCCACACCCATCTGCACCTgtgcaaaataaattctttccCACAATAATGTTTTAACTTGATTTCACTTCTAAGTATCTTTGTTTCAAGAAGACTTCTTTGAACAGAGATGATTTGAGCAGGCATTTCTAACAATTGGTTGCttgattgctttgctttgtcatcGACAATTCTAGCTTCATAATGtaaatgctttgtattttaaaataaaaatttagtTAATTGTAAATCTTGTGGTTAAAATCAAGTTCAGCTatgtttaaaagctgttttagggagagaaaaaaaaaaatacatgttcaGTAGTCCTGAAACTGTTTGAAATAAGGGAGTTTAAAGAAGGCAGGTAGTTTGCTGTACTACACAAGCAGCTGTGTATGGTGAGGGAGGACAAgagtgcagatgttcaggagTGACTGAACAGCTGGCAAGAAAAAAACTGCCTCATTAATCATGCTGTTGTAACAAGCtaagttgttgggtttttttttctcatctccatCATAGCTGTAAGCATGAGCTGTCAAGTTACTTCTTCAGTTAGTACATACAGAAGTCTACTTGTCTGAGACTGATCCTAGAAAGAGGAACCTGTAAACCCTACAGTACAAACCCTCTTTTAAAAGATGCTTAGAGCCTTTTCAGATTTGGGCTTTATGaccagaagaaggaaaaaagattccTTTCTGAAACCAGCTTGACTAAGAtctcttaatttttcttcagtgattcCCAGTACAGATACACACACAGCTAATGGCCGAAGAAACAGTGTATATGTGTACCAGCAAGATGTAGATATCACAAGTGAATGTGAACTTCCCAGTGGGGTTATGAAAAAAGGCAAGATTTTATTATGTTTCAAAGGTGCTGGTTCTGTTTAATTTCACAGCTGACCTGAAGTGACGGACTAAGCATTTAATGAAGAACTGATGCTTTACACCCAAACGAATCATACTtttaatgagagagaaaatattaatCATTCTCTCAATTGGAATATCGTTTCAGTTGATACCAATTATTCCACAGCGTATATTTTCTTCACTGGAATTTAAGTGCTCAGTCTAATTCACTTGTCTAAATTACCTAAGTATAAGGTTCTCAGTTAAAGGGAGCAgataattttgttattttgcctTTAATGTGGGTCTATTGTCAGCTCAtacattgtttttcttgcttgctcATCTTGTTGGTTCAGTGTGATTTGTGTGGCATTTTCTGTGGAAGAGAAAGCCTCAAATTTTGTTTACTACTCTTTCTGTTACTGTATCAGAATGGCTTTGTGGTAGAGAAAGGCTGTTCTGTCAGTGTGTACGAAGATATATATTTGTAGTATATATACTTACATGAAGgttttttatgcttttaaatCCAATTTTCAGTAACTTCAGATGAAAGCAACAAAACTTGGGGAAGGAGCACAACTTACCACCAAGAAGAGtttgaagaagtgaagaaaaattttaaaaagagaggtTGTACATGGGGACCAAGTTCAATTCAAACAAAGGATCGTGCAGATTGTAAGGACAAGTATGTCTACTGCATTTTGTTTGATAATACTAAGCATCCTTGGTAACTAAATCACTGTAGTAGGTGATTTCTTGCCTTTCCTCAGACTGTCCTGAAGAACTGCAAGCACAGCCCTCAGTAATATCTTCCAGTGCAATTACATAAGACTGACTGCATACGTGAAGCACAGTACTCACCAGCAGCATCATTCACATTAACCAGCACAGGTTAAGAGGGTTCTGAGCTTCAGCTGAGCACATTtattctcagattttttttttctgattgctgAAAATTGGAGGTTGGCTATTTTATGATGAAAAAGaccctcttccttttcttcatacagTAACTTCAGTGCgtcctttttgtgtgtgtgtgtgtgtgtgtgtgtgaagatATCCATTCATTTACCTGGTTAGTAAGCTAGTCAGACCGTCCTACTGAAACtggctttgttatttttgtttctttgaaaactcACTGTTTGTGATTGTAATTTATTATATTTGTGTCACTTCTTTGAGAGTGCATCTGTTGTCCAGGTTTTCACTGACTTTTGTTCTTCAGTAGATAGTTAAGGTccatttttctttgactttttttttagcctGTCATCCTGAAACTTTCTTGTTAGTATAAATTCTTGATCCTAAGCTATGTTATCAATTTATAGTCTTAAGACTATGCTATTTcttacatgcatttttttaactttgaaaagcttttctgttttcaagttcTATATAACTGTTTATagtttgaaaggaaatgcaacatctttcttttttaagtgtATGTAAGCACAGTATCATCTGAAATATCAAAGTACCTATCATTGTTTCAGAATAAGACCCCTTTCAGATGGCAGCAACCCTTGGTCAACACTTGtaatgaaaaatcagaaggGTGTTCCTCTAGCTTCACTGTTTGTGGACCAAGGTAAGAGCTGTTCCAATGTTACAAAGCACATTGTTCCTCAAATATTGTGCACGTTATTAAGAGTTCTAATGCTACAGATATAAttcaaattataaaaaaaaattgttacacTAAGTGTGAAGTAATCTTTAGCTTTCTATTACTAGCAGCTAACAGACAGGTTGCATGAGGTCTGCCATAGCATGCagattttttccatgtttttgaGTTGTCAGGCTGATCTGTATGTTAGGTCTGTGGTCACTGCTGTTTAGAttcttctgtaaataaatacattggcATTTAAATAATCATTAATGAGTGCTATTGTTAGTGGCCTCTCTGTACTCAGTTTAAAACTAGTTAAAACCTGTAAGTCTTCATATTTTTCCAGGTCTTagtttcctgattttttttttttttttttagcaatatttattatttaaatgttcgaggaaaaaaaaaaaagtagattgcAAATCTTTAAGTTGGTTACGTGACATTTTGGGATTTACAGGAAAccatgagggaaaaaaaaaaaaggaatatattattttgaaatgcagcaAACAAGATATTGCATTTTATGTCCATTCCTACAATGTGCTTTAGCTATTTAGCATTCATTGTAATTTTCACatttgtgtgtgctttctgtATGACAGATAACTCGAAAAAATACTGCtatcaggaaaaacaaagcaaaaacaaagaaacaactgtGGTATAACTTGTAGTCCAGTAGCTATAGATTTATGTcaactggaagagaaaatagTAAGCTGCTTGGATGTtggtggggattttttttttttttttttttaggaaaaaaagactcaTGTATACTGGTAGGACTATTAAAAAGCAGACAGACAAACaacagacaaaaccaaaaaaaactcAGAGACTAAACAGAGAGCAATTCTGTGGGTTTACTAGCATGTACTAAACCCCTACAACCAGAGCAGACTAAACAAGTTTACGTGTTTCAAATATTTCCATGTTTGTTCTATAGTGCTCAGTAGTTTACGATAGAATAAATCATGTGACCTATGTGCAcgttccatttttttttttgtcattaggTGTGAAATGTCACGTTTGCTCCTTACTTCAGACATAATTAATTGGAAAATATACTAGCAATTCATTTGATTTTGAAACACAGCTTCATTGAAAGTGTTGCAAATAATCTGTTCCAGATCTTCTCTGTCACTTTGTGTTTATTAAATCAAATAACTGTAAAGcatacatgaaaatatttctcatgtgGTCTAAAAAGCACTACcaaaagcaagcagaagcaATACTCTGCTGAAgtttggaagattttttttttctttctagaaattAAGCTTATGCGCTAAGATTCATTTGCAAGCTGCTCCTGCTAGAGTTTGCTTTTTGAGTTACGTGAAGTACGACATTTGTAATGAAATAGTACCTCATATGTTCTAAAGACTAAATAGAAAACCTGAAAATGTTTAGGCTTAGAATGTGAACTCAAAACTCAAAATGTGAGTCTCTCTGATCTTCTGACTACATCTAAGGGGAGCGTACAAATCTCAAAATTGATAACTGCAAGTAAGAGGAAATCCTGGTGTACATATGAAGATATACGTGAAATAGTTGAATTGTAATTCTAAAGtatgttgtaatttttttcagatgtgtgCACTGATAAGAAACTTCTCCCTGAAAGTTTGGACAGTAAAAGACCAAAGTCAATTAAGTTGCCAAGTCAGGCCTATATTAACCTACCTCTTTGGAAGGATGATCAAGGAGAGAATACAGTAGAACATGAAAGCTTTGAAGAAGGAACCTCTGCCAGTTCTACAAATAGTACTCCTCAAATGACACCTACAAACAGTCTGAGCAGAACACCGCAGAAGAAGAAGACTGATTCAGTTCTTTATGGATGTGCAGTCCTCCTCGCATCTGTTGCTCTGGGCTTGGATATTAGAGAGCTGAACAAATCACAAGGTCCAGATGAACTCTTGCCTAAAGATGAGAAGAAGAAACGTGATGGAATATTTCAGCGTGCTTCAAAATTTCGCAGGAGTGCGAGCCCTACAAGACTGCAgtccagaaaagaagaaacgGGTATTCCATCCTTAAATCCAGCAGCAAGTACTGTGAATCTTCTCTCTATGCCCTCCATTTCCACAAAATGCCTACTTCAATCTGACAGTGAAGATACATATGTAAGCAGTGTGCTTGGTGATTGTGATCCACGTAATTCTAATGAGGACTTTTTATCTTATGAAacttatgaaaataaaagagaacagaCAATACAGATGGCTCCTAATACAGTTTCTGCACGATTGAAAAATCAGCCTTTTAATCTATGTCTGCAACAAGAGTCTCAAAAAGTTCCAAATGCTTCCTCAATGAAGACAAGTGTGTTGAGTCATAGACGAACCTTATCAGATGGGAACAATTTTCACACCACAGGTAAGTGATTGAGAATTTAAAATGTGGGGGGATTGTtaacttcagaaacagaaaatgtaggGAAACTAACCATTCACTACTGACTGGGTGTTTGTCATATGTTCAAGTGTTAGGTCAGCCTTCATAAATGTATGCAGTTAAGCTTTAGGTGTCCAAACCCTGAGCTGTCTGCACTTGGAATAGTATCCTGTTACAGGGAAGGTATTATTAAGATTCAAGTGGAACAGTTATTTCCTCAGGTATTGCAAAAACAGATTTCCCTAGCTTTTTTGTTAGcaataatgtgttttttgtgtGAAAAATTCATAACACTGAGagaaatgtttgcttgtttcaCGGTCTGCATATGTGAGGGAATTAGCATCATTATAATACTGTACATTTTTAAGTTCAAGAAGAGAGAATCTGATATGATTTGATTTGCTTGTTTGACCGAGGAGTTGTCATATACTCTGCAAATCTTTGAGCTAAgctgttgattaaaaaaaattgatttaaaaatgactttaaattTGGTTAAGGTGCAAGTGGATTTGTTCATAGTTAATGAATTCTTGAAAAGAACAGGAGTTCTAAACTGCACTACTGGTGTTCTATAGTGGCTTAAATGTAATATCCTTTATGGTACTCTGTGCGTATGTAATTATTCATAACAACCTGACAAATATTGATGGCTGTATTCTACTGTTAATATTCATTCAAGAAGTGGAtaattaatgctttttcttgtttctaacAATGACATAGAAATTTTTATAGTCTCTAACAAAGTATAGAAGAAAGATTTCATTGAGCACTGCTGATCCTTCTTTAGGAAATTCCCCACGAATGTATATGaatgtcttaatttttttctttttttaagaaaaaaaaatcattaatgctTGTGGTAACACAGTTTTGCAAATGGCAAAGAAATCAAGGAGGCACAGAGTTTAAATTCTTCTCTTGTTTGTCTGACCTTTTCGTTCTGTCAGCTAATGGATTTGCTTCAACCGATGATGTCTCCAAGTTGCCCGTTCTTTCAGTTACTGGAGCTCTACATTCTCCGTCTCTTCAAAGAAGCAGCAACCACTGTggtatttcaaatgaaaaacaaagagctATGAATATTATATCAAGGCCTCGACCTTCTTCTGTTAGAAGTAAAATTGATCCATGGCAGATTCTTCCGCATATTATGAAACCAAACTCTAAAGACTCCAAATGCTTAGAGGGCGGTACAGATCCAGACGTTCACCTCTTGCCAGACACTGAGGAAAGAACTAACTGCCACATGCCCTCATTACTTGATATTGATGTGGAAGGTCAAAACAGAGACTGTACTGTGCCTTTATGTCGAATGAAGAGCAAAACATGCCGGCCGTCTATATATGAACTGGAGAGAGAGTTTTTGTCTTGAGtgcctttcattttaaatattttctttttaaaggagaaCAAATATAAAATTCTTGTCCACCTAATGCtttatgctgctgtttttttgatGTACTGTAACAAATAGTACCAAAATTATTAAAGTGGGCAGCTAATTAAGGAAGTGTGATAGGTGCCTTTTTCAAATGGAATCCCAGCTAGTACTTCTAGAAGCACAATACTTCTCAAAGTTCCTGAGCGTATTTTGAATGATTAAAATAACATACTCATCTCCCTCTGCAGCGTTACATACATTTTCTataaatttgaattatttttctggaaatctAACTTTGCACATTGAAAAACTGAAGGACATGTGGTAACATTGTGTTCACTCAATAAGAGTTTAGCATAAGGAGTTATCTGCAGCTAGCTTCTATATGCCTTGTAGAATTATGAAAGGGGTCAAGGGCTTAAGATGCCAGTATAGAAAACTGTTCAGTCCCCATTAATGGCTGGTTACATTTTGGCATGTTATACTGAAGTTGGTTAAGGACCAGCAGCTGCATTTGCAGTCTTTGCCCTTGGTGTTTGAGAGAACTTTCAACTGTGTGCATTAGTTTCTTCAGAAAGTTTTACTGCTTATGTAAACACTTGGGTTTCAGCCACTATATTGATTTGAGAAAGTAAACTTTAATATTTTGATTGGATTAAAGGTATTTGACATGCTTTCTAATGTGAAACAGCATTCCTTGTAGGTAAGGATACACTggaatgtaaatatttgtacTCTTAACTTTTTGAAGactgcagtgtttgcactgaaaagaatattcttggcttggaatttttttttttttttgtatgatgGAGAGGATTATGCCCTCTAGcccctctttattttttaaaaactctgcTGCACTTTTTATTGAGAAAAAATTGATGGGATTAAGAATGACTGTTTTTTGGGGTTTAGGTGATTCAGCAGTGCGTTCTACTGCGCACAAATTTTAGAGCAGCAAAAACGAAGCATTGACATTTTCATTATATAatttctgaagcttttcttcctaaatTTACTACTGATAGCCCCCTTAGAAATTAAAGGGCAAAGAGATGTGCTTGGCTGCTTTTCAGAGATACGACAGTTTCATAAAATTCCAAATAGTTAATTGTGGTGGGAGGCTTAAccttgattaaaaaataacaataaaaaacctTAACAGTTTATTTACAATTTCACTAAGTGAATAAGTAAAACCAAGTGTACAGTCTCTTTTATTTGATGAAAGCATTTCTAGAATTAAAGGAACATCCCTCATATTCCAATACTTGAAATCTTAATTTGCATATCTTTTGACAAATAGtcttcataaataaaattaggTCACATTAGAGCAACATTACCATGTACTCCTCAGAGCAGTACTTTGCtgaggctttttgttgtttgttctgGGGTCCAAGTGTTCAAGTGTTAAATAGAATACACATTTACTTAAAAGCTTCAAAGCCAGgagattaaaaaaggaaagtttctATTTTAAGGCTGGTATGCAGTAGGTTGGTTACTTTGAGAATGGTAGGTAACTAGACATACAAAATCATGAAATTGAAATCACATAGAGTGGAACACAGATAAATATCATTTCCCAGCTACCTAAGTGAAAGTAGAAAAGGGTTTCCTTCAAATAGTATTTTAACTGAAAGTGAAGACAAATAGATTAGTTGTCTGTAAAACTACATGCCTGCATAGCAGATTATTACATTTTGTTCAAACACTCTTATTTCAGTAATCTTATTTCCTTGTCAACGTTATTCAAGTTACGTGCTGTTATTtgacttttctttaaattcagtTTCATCAGTACACTTCAGTAGATGAAATCTATTCCAGTTCtgataaaaaaatgtttttgtaaaacaGTTGTGTAATGCACATGGATCAAATCTTGAATCTATTTTGCTAGTCCATTTATCTTCAGGGCATAATTAGAAACCTAGAACATTATGTGTATTTCAACTCCGATCAATTACTCTGATGCAACACTGAGAGCAAAGGAGTTGATTGTATTATATGTTTCTAAAGAAAGTgtctctgttttgctttctaaagGAAAATCTCAGGTGCTGAATTAATTTTGACTTACAAACTTTTGTATTTAAAGGTTTATATCACTTGTGGAATTTTGCACCCTTCATTTTGTAATCAGAGTCAGCTTAAAATGCTCTTTGTGGGCTATATTGTTTTCACTTATCAGTGGCTTATCTCATTGTTAAACAAAGACTTCTATTTCTGTTCAGTTGATAATTTTGCTTGAGAACAGGTCATATTATGACCAGCCCAGTGTATTATAATTAATTTAGAAGTATGTATTCCACCTCTCAATCTGAGAGGGTTTAGGTAAGCCAtcttaattaatttttcttttgtgatgcAGTCTTTCTAAGCTTTAGTCTATAGAactttattcttgtttttcataGTTCCATAGGCCAGTCTTCACTGAAtctaaaaaagagaaaaagaaaaatattgcaatCGTGGTTTTGCAGTCTCTGTTTTACTTGCCACCAGAGAAGCTTTTTATGAAGTTAGAGCTATCTGGTATGCTTTAAGTAATCTGTCTTGTTTGAAgttatatttatttcaatgtaGGTTAATAGT
Encoded here:
- the MAP3K21 gene encoding mitogen-activated protein kinase kinase kinase 21 isoform X1, giving the protein MAAPGAGASGSGGPCPLWTALYDYEASGEDELSLRRGDVVEVLSQDAAVSGDDGWWAGKIRQRLGIFPANYVTRQPRGTAGEEPAGSLTEIDFQHLELQEIIGVGGFGKVYRATWRGREVAVKAARQDPDEDITATAESVRQEAKLFAMLRHPNIIALHGVCLREPNLCLVMEFARGGSLNRALAAAASSSAAVPGGRRIPPHVLVNWAVQIARGMLYLHDQAIVPILHRDLKSSNILLLEKMEHDDICNKTLKITDFGLAREWHRTTKMSAAGTYAWMAPEVIKSSLFSKGSDIWSYGVLLWELLTGEVPYRGIDGLAVAYGVAVNKLTLPIPSTCPEPFAKLMKECWEQDPHIRPSFAIILEQLTAIEGAVMTEMPQESFHSMQDDWKLEIQQIFNELRTKEKELRSREEELTRAALQQKSQEELLKRREQQLAEREIDVLERELNIMIFQLNQEKPNVKKRKGKFKRSRLKLKDGHRISLPSDFQHKITVQASPNLDKRRSLNSNSSSPSSSPTIIPRLRAIQLIPSTDTHTANGRRNSVYVYQQDVDITSECELPSGVMKKVTSDESNKTWGRSTTYHQEEFEEVKKNFKKRGCTWGPSSIQTKDRADCKDKIRPLSDGSNPWSTLVMKNQKGVPLASLFVDQDVCTDKKLLPESLDSKRPKSIKLPSQAYINLPLWKDDQGENTVEHESFEEGTSASSTNSTPQMTPTNSLSRTPQKKKTDSVLYGCAVLLASVALGLDIRELNKSQGPDELLPKDEKKKRDGIFQRASKFRRSASPTRLQSRKEETGIPSLNPAASTVNLLSMPSISTKCLLQSDSEDTYVSSVLGDCDPRNSNEDFLSYETYENKREQTIQMAPNTVSARLKNQPFNLCLQQESQKVPNASSMKTSVLSHRRTLSDGNNFHTTANGFASTDDVSKLPVLSVTGALHSPSLQRSSNHCGISNEKQRAMNIISRPRPSSVRSKIDPWQILPHIMKPNSKDSKCLEGGTDPDVHLLPDTEERTNCHMPSLLDIDVEGQNRDCTVPLCRMKSKTCRPSIYELEREFLS